A single Crateriforma conspicua DNA region contains:
- a CDS encoding DUF58 domain-containing protein — MNSTASKDRISRHTESRPTRRGVFWTLLRFPVRVFRWVRATMTPVSITLLLITIVTLNVIWGYPWTGMFAACCSMLFFGWIANRAFGPRLDVDVMSAVACEAGQSMMVRVHVRNAGRLPILQSWFQLGRLNRDDATSRLTSAGDIAATTQWSSRRTTDWIVQSSRRRLPFLRPGESIDLNYSLVPQRRGRRRLPAVNYASTFPFHLFRFSRGHRIDEMVTVTPRPLTGDDGDEAMQLIQSVGQWARRILAGESMEYTGSREYQVGMSVRRWDFASWARLGKPIVREFSANSVIRATVLVDTSLTIPPLSSKASRRDRRRRMQHDRQRLEKLLSAAATVVHRLTEDGIQVDLAITGQDSEQGNLGTVTQGAVNQAMPLLMRLAVADRCGPEDAVETIAQASIRVGAGSLLVLRNESYDPAQAQASLVRSGLPVELTDTVGSVDPALDGQALLPHQAKVLVIDEKTTNFAASGATSGNEPTGVTATVGQPSSRMEPIDAA, encoded by the coding sequence TTGAACTCGACAGCATCCAAGGACCGAATCTCGCGTCACACCGAATCGCGTCCGACGCGACGTGGGGTGTTCTGGACGCTGCTTCGTTTTCCCGTGCGAGTCTTTCGCTGGGTGCGGGCAACGATGACTCCGGTGTCGATCACCTTGCTGTTGATCACCATCGTGACGTTGAATGTCATCTGGGGTTATCCGTGGACGGGAATGTTTGCGGCCTGTTGTTCGATGCTGTTTTTCGGCTGGATCGCCAATCGTGCATTTGGGCCACGATTGGATGTCGACGTGATGTCGGCGGTCGCTTGCGAAGCGGGCCAATCCATGATGGTCCGCGTTCATGTGCGCAACGCCGGACGGCTGCCGATCTTGCAAAGCTGGTTTCAGCTGGGGCGACTCAACCGGGACGATGCCACCTCACGTTTGACGTCCGCGGGTGACATTGCCGCGACGACGCAATGGTCGTCCCGACGAACAACCGACTGGATCGTTCAGTCGTCGCGGCGACGTCTGCCTTTCTTGCGACCGGGTGAATCGATCGACCTGAATTATTCACTGGTTCCACAACGGCGTGGACGGCGCCGCTTGCCGGCGGTGAACTATGCGTCCACATTTCCGTTTCACCTGTTTCGGTTCAGCCGCGGGCACCGCATCGACGAAATGGTGACCGTCACGCCCCGACCTCTGACCGGCGATGACGGGGACGAAGCGATGCAGTTGATTCAATCGGTGGGACAATGGGCTCGGCGAATTTTGGCTGGTGAATCAATGGAATACACCGGCAGTCGCGAGTACCAGGTCGGGATGTCGGTTCGACGGTGGGATTTTGCATCTTGGGCCAGGCTGGGGAAGCCGATTGTTCGCGAATTCAGTGCCAACAGCGTGATCCGCGCGACGGTGTTGGTGGACACTTCGCTGACGATCCCGCCGTTGTCGTCCAAAGCGAGTCGGCGAGACCGTCGACGGCGGATGCAGCATGACCGTCAACGGCTGGAAAAGCTGTTGAGCGCCGCCGCAACAGTCGTGCATCGATTGACCGAGGATGGCATTCAAGTCGACTTGGCGATTACGGGACAGGACAGCGAACAGGGAAACTTAGGAACCGTGACGCAGGGTGCCGTGAACCAGGCGATGCCGTTGCTGATGCGATTGGCGGTGGCCGATCGTTGTGGTCCTGAGGACGCCGTTGAAACGATTGCTCAAGCGAGTATTCGGGTGGGGGCGGGCTCTTTATTGGTACTGCGAAACGAATCTTATGACCCGGCGCAGGCTCAAGCGTCGTTGGTCCGATCCGGCTTACCCGTGGAACTGACTGACACCGTCGGATCCGTCGATCCAGCACTGGACGGCCAGGCTTTGCTGCCGCACCAAGCAAAGGTGTTGGTGATCGACGAAAAGACGACCAACTTTGCCGCCTCCGGTGCAACCAGTGGTAACGAACCGACCGGTGTCACCGCGACAGTGGGACAACCGTCAAGCCGGATGGAGCCGATCGATGCTGCATGA
- a CDS encoding AAA family ATPase — translation MPDPSDARQLRAHLADVQQSLESVIRDKSAVIERVLTAVLAGGSVLLEDVPGVGKTTLAKSVAALIDLKYQRIQCTPDLLPADILGGAIYQPSSGTFEFRPGPVFCNLLIADEINRASPRTQSALLEAMAESQVTIDGKRYDLEQPFIVIATQNPSGFEGTFPLPESQLDRFLMRLSMSYPNPESEVDLLLQQRVYEPSANLKPILHRESLLKLQAEVQNTTLDRKVAGYLVDIVGLTRRDPRLRVGCSPRGSKMLMRAAQAHALLKGRDFVMPDDVAELAPDVLSHRVVSRSVSATMEEVGEILRDIVSQVEVPV, via the coding sequence ATGCCGGATCCGTCGGACGCGCGGCAATTGCGGGCGCATCTGGCCGACGTGCAACAGAGTTTGGAATCGGTCATCCGCGACAAATCTGCGGTGATCGAAAGAGTACTGACCGCGGTGCTGGCCGGTGGATCGGTCTTGTTGGAAGACGTCCCAGGGGTCGGAAAGACGACGTTGGCGAAATCGGTCGCCGCGTTGATCGACCTGAAATACCAACGGATCCAGTGCACCCCCGATTTGCTGCCCGCGGACATCTTGGGCGGAGCGATTTATCAACCGTCCAGCGGGACTTTTGAATTCCGCCCCGGACCGGTGTTTTGCAATCTTTTGATCGCTGACGAAATCAATCGCGCGTCGCCGCGGACCCAAAGTGCCCTATTGGAGGCGATGGCCGAATCGCAGGTCACGATTGACGGAAAACGCTACGACTTGGAACAGCCGTTCATTGTCATCGCGACACAGAACCCGTCGGGCTTTGAAGGCACGTTCCCGTTGCCCGAAAGTCAGCTGGACCGGTTCCTGATGCGGTTGTCGATGAGTTACCCGAATCCCGAGAGCGAGGTCGACCTGCTGCTTCAGCAACGCGTGTACGAGCCGTCGGCCAATCTGAAGCCGATTCTGCATCGCGAATCGCTGTTGAAACTGCAGGCAGAAGTTCAAAACACGACGTTGGATCGAAAGGTTGCCGGATACCTGGTGGACATCGTCGGACTGACGCGTCGAGATCCTCGGCTGCGTGTCGGTTGCAGTCCACGTGGTTCAAAAATGCTGATGCGTGCGGCACAAGCCCATGCATTGTTGAAAGGCCGCGATTTTGTAATGCCCGACGACGTGGCGGAACTTGCCCCCGATGTGCTGTCCCATCGCGTGGTTTCGCGATCGGTGTCGGCCACCATGGAAGAAGTCGGCGAGATTCTTCGCGATATCGTTTCGCAGGTGGAGGTGCCTGTTTGA
- the sugE gene encoding quaternary ammonium compound efflux SMR transporter SugE, with translation MAWLFLVIAGLLEIVWAIGMKYSDGFTKFWPTVGTLAAMVVSFGLLGAAMRTLPVGTAYGVWVGIGTVGTVLLGIGLFNESADPIRMLFVGLIIAGIIGLKMTAA, from the coding sequence ATGGCTTGGCTCTTTTTGGTCATCGCCGGCCTGTTGGAAATCGTTTGGGCGATCGGCATGAAGTATTCCGATGGCTTCACCAAGTTTTGGCCGACGGTCGGAACCTTGGCGGCGATGGTGGTCAGTTTCGGATTGTTGGGCGCCGCCATGCGCACCTTGCCCGTCGGAACGGCTTATGGCGTTTGGGTGGGCATCGGAACGGTGGGCACTGTGTTGCTGGGGATCGGATTGTTCAACGAATCCGCCGATCCGATTCGCATGCTGTTCGTCGGCCTGATCATCGCCGGCATCATCGGGCTGAAGATGACCGCGGCATAG
- a CDS encoding helix-turn-helix domain-containing protein has product MQQHLSSIQASRLLGVSRSTVKRMCDEGTLSVVRTPGGHRRIAGDSIRRWMNDRSDTNAFSQPGPKRRTSVLATDRVVDMLVGGRSIDLADAIVRRWRSMQRSGANDVFASARELAEVMDQTVAPALWEVGRRWESGRFCVYQEHECTATLCDALSMVKQQMRTGPMLSMTESSGHRSSTAINDKPDDQIHAVGCAVGDEQHDVASKMIELVLTAAGMTTRSLGAALPVDSLQAAINDYCPQIVWLTYTCVQQPDSVVQINDRLFSSLRPGQRLVVGGQALTQSLRRQMRFHFAGDSLCHLLDYLVDLR; this is encoded by the coding sequence ATGCAGCAGCATCTTTCCAGCATTCAAGCGTCGCGTTTGCTCGGCGTCAGCCGGTCGACGGTCAAACGAATGTGCGATGAAGGGACGTTGTCGGTAGTGCGAACGCCAGGCGGCCACCGTCGCATCGCGGGTGATTCGATTCGCAGGTGGATGAACGACCGCTCCGACACGAATGCATTCAGCCAGCCTGGTCCCAAGCGGCGAACCAGCGTCCTGGCCACCGACCGGGTGGTGGACATGTTGGTCGGGGGCCGCAGCATCGATCTGGCCGACGCCATCGTTCGGCGCTGGCGTTCGATGCAGCGTAGTGGTGCAAACGACGTTTTCGCGTCGGCTCGAGAGCTGGCGGAAGTCATGGACCAAACGGTCGCGCCCGCGTTGTGGGAGGTCGGCCGTCGATGGGAATCGGGTCGCTTTTGCGTGTACCAGGAACACGAATGCACCGCGACGCTGTGCGATGCGTTGTCGATGGTGAAACAACAGATGCGAACGGGACCGATGCTGTCGATGACGGAATCGTCCGGCCATCGGTCATCAACGGCGATCAACGATAAGCCCGACGATCAGATCCACGCGGTCGGTTGTGCGGTCGGTGACGAACAACACGACGTCGCATCCAAGATGATCGAGTTGGTTTTGACCGCCGCTGGAATGACGACCCGATCCCTGGGGGCGGCGTTGCCCGTTGACAGTCTGCAAGCGGCAATCAACGATTACTGTCCGCAGATTGTCTGGCTGACTTACACTTGTGTGCAGCAGCCAGACAGCGTGGTTCAGATCAATGATCGTTTGTTTTCGTCGTTGCGTCCCGGACAGCGTTTGGTCGTGGGTGGACAGGCGCTGACGCAGTCGCTTCGTCGCCAAATGCGATTCCATTTCGCCGGCGATTCGCTGTGCCATCTGTTGGATTACCTTGTCGACTTGCGATAA